Proteins from a single region of Lysinibacillus sp. JNUCC-52:
- the rnmV gene encoding ribonuclease M5: MQIQEVIVVEGKDDTTAIKRAVQADTIETNGSAISEETLKRIQHAQDKRGVIVFTDPDYPGRRIRAIIEQHVQGVKHAFLPKSKTIAKNGKGLGIEHAADEDIREALSLVYTPNSTEPIADDITLEDLMTARLIGHPAAKRRRDRLGEILNIGATNGKQLHKRLKMFQITEQQFGAAVAQVDQEENNA; encoded by the coding sequence TTGCAAATACAAGAAGTGATTGTCGTTGAAGGAAAAGATGATACAACCGCAATTAAGCGAGCTGTTCAGGCAGATACTATAGAAACAAATGGATCGGCTATTTCGGAAGAGACGCTTAAACGTATTCAGCATGCACAGGATAAACGAGGTGTCATCGTCTTTACAGATCCCGATTATCCAGGACGACGAATTCGAGCAATTATTGAACAGCACGTGCAAGGTGTGAAACATGCCTTTTTACCAAAATCCAAAACAATTGCGAAAAATGGTAAAGGATTAGGTATTGAGCATGCGGCAGATGAGGATATTCGTGAGGCATTGAGTCTTGTGTATACACCAAATAGTACGGAGCCCATTGCTGATGATATTACGCTAGAAGATTTAATGACCGCTCGCTTAATTGGGCATCCAGCGGCGAAAAGACGCAGAGATCGTCTAGGAGAAATTTTAAATATTGGTGCAACAAATGGTAAACAACTTCATAAAAGATTGAAAATGTTTCAAATAACAGAACAGCAATTTGGCGCAGCTGTCGCACAGGTAGATCAGGAGGAAAATAATGCATAA
- the veg gene encoding biofilm formation stimulator Veg translates to MPKTLADIKKSLDCHLGKRLQLKANGGRKKTVECAGILRETYRAIFVVELDQEDNTCKRVSYSYTDILTEAVEITFLDEAQAAVAK, encoded by the coding sequence ATGCCAAAAACTTTAGCGGACATTAAAAAGTCGTTGGATTGTCATTTGGGTAAACGTTTGCAGTTAAAAGCAAACGGAGGTCGCAAGAAAACGGTCGAGTGTGCAGGGATATTGCGTGAAACATATCGTGCAATTTTTGTAGTTGAACTTGATCAAGAAGACAATACGTGCAAGCGCGTATCGTATAGCTACACAGATATTTTAACTGAGGCAGTAGAGATTACATTTTTAGACGAAGCACAGGCTGCTGTCGCGAAATAG
- the metG gene encoding methionine--tRNA ligase, translated as MSEQNKTFYITTPIYYPSGKFHIGTAYTTVASDTIARYKRLRGYDVRFLTGMDEHGQKIQEKAAEAGKHPQEYVNEIAEAAKKLWTLMDISYDDFIQTTEERHTKTVEKIFQKFLDNGDIYKGEYEGWYCTPCESFFTETQLEDGKCPDCGRAVHKVKEESYFFNMKKYADRLLAYYEENPDFIEPESRKNEMINNFIKPGLEDLSVSRTSFDWGIKVPGDPKHVIYVWVDALTNYITSLGYLSDDETLFNSYWPADVHVVGKDIVRFHTIYWPIFLMALDLPLPKKVFAHGFIMMKDGKMSKSKGNVVYPEMLIERYGLDATRYFLLRELPFGSDGVFSPESFVERTNFDLANDLGNLLNRTISMINKYFDGNIPTENLQSTEFDEALKVHAEAVRIKYEESMEKMQFSVVLADLWTLVSRTNKYIDETQPWVLAKDDADKPKLGSVMRNLAESLHHIAVMLQPFMTSTPTRIINQLGLDDKFLTWETIETFGNTIPANIKVVEKGTPIFPRLDSEIEITYIREEMRGSVKTSQEEEASVASKAVEVPEIPEISIDDFMKVDLRVATVTACEQVPKADKLLKLQVDLGYEQRQVVSGIAKYYSAEELVGQKVIVVANLKPVKLRGELSQGMILAGEKDGILKLATVDPKLENGAKVK; from the coding sequence GTGAGCGAACAAAACAAAACATTCTATATAACAACCCCGATTTATTATCCAAGTGGAAAATTTCATATTGGTACGGCGTACACGACAGTGGCGTCCGATACGATAGCACGTTATAAACGTTTACGTGGATATGATGTGCGTTTCTTAACAGGAATGGATGAGCATGGGCAAAAAATTCAAGAAAAAGCAGCAGAAGCTGGCAAGCATCCTCAAGAATATGTAAATGAGATTGCCGAGGCAGCAAAAAAACTTTGGACATTAATGGACATTTCATATGATGATTTCATTCAAACAACAGAGGAACGTCATACAAAAACTGTCGAAAAGATTTTCCAAAAGTTTTTAGATAACGGCGATATTTATAAAGGTGAGTATGAAGGCTGGTACTGCACGCCTTGTGAGTCATTCTTTACAGAGACGCAACTAGAAGATGGGAAGTGTCCAGACTGTGGACGGGCTGTACACAAAGTGAAAGAGGAATCTTACTTCTTTAATATGAAGAAATACGCTGATCGCCTATTAGCTTATTATGAAGAGAACCCTGATTTCATTGAACCAGAATCACGTAAAAACGAAATGATTAACAACTTTATTAAACCAGGACTGGAAGACTTATCGGTATCGCGTACTTCATTCGACTGGGGTATTAAAGTACCTGGAGACCCAAAACACGTAATATATGTTTGGGTAGATGCGTTAACAAATTATATTACTTCTTTAGGATACTTATCGGATGATGAAACGTTATTTAACAGTTATTGGCCAGCGGATGTGCATGTAGTTGGAAAAGATATTGTACGTTTCCATACAATCTATTGGCCAATATTCTTAATGGCTCTTGATTTACCATTACCTAAAAAAGTTTTTGCACACGGATTTATTATGATGAAGGACGGTAAAATGTCTAAATCAAAAGGAAATGTTGTGTATCCAGAAATGCTTATCGAGCGTTATGGATTAGATGCAACGCGTTACTTCCTATTAAGAGAGCTTCCATTTGGCTCTGATGGTGTATTTTCTCCAGAGTCGTTTGTTGAGCGAACAAATTTTGACTTAGCAAATGATTTAGGCAATTTATTAAACCGTACGATTTCCATGATTAACAAATATTTTGATGGTAATATCCCTACAGAAAATCTTCAATCTACTGAATTTGACGAGGCATTGAAAGTGCATGCAGAAGCAGTACGTATTAAATATGAAGAAAGTATGGAAAAAATGCAATTTAGTGTCGTATTAGCCGACCTATGGACGCTTGTTTCACGCACAAATAAATACATTGATGAAACGCAACCTTGGGTTCTTGCTAAAGATGATGCGGATAAACCAAAATTAGGTTCTGTTATGCGAAATTTGGCAGAAAGCTTACATCATATTGCTGTCATGTTACAACCATTTATGACATCTACTCCGACACGTATTATCAACCAATTAGGTCTAGATGACAAATTCTTAACATGGGAAACAATTGAAACATTCGGCAATACTATTCCAGCAAACATTAAAGTGGTAGAAAAAGGAACACCGATTTTCCCACGTTTAGATAGCGAAATTGAAATTACTTATATTCGTGAGGAAATGCGTGGCTCAGTTAAAACTTCTCAGGAAGAAGAAGCAAGCGTAGCATCAAAAGCTGTGGAGGTTCCAGAAATTCCTGAAATTTCAATTGATGATTTTATGAAAGTTGACTTGCGTGTGGCAACGGTTACAGCATGTGAGCAAGTACCGAAGGCAGATAAATTATTAAAGCTTCAGGTAGACCTTGGTTACGAGCAACGACAAGTAGTTTCGGGAATTGCTAAGTACTATTCTGCGGAAGAATTAGTCGGACAAAAAGTAATCGTAGTTGCGAACTTAAAACCTGTTAAGTTACGCGGTGAATTATCACAAGGAATGATTTTAGCAGGTGAAAAAGATGGAATTTTAAAGCTAGCAACTGTTGATCCAAAATTGGAAAATGGTGCAAAGGTAAAATAA
- a CDS encoding small, acid-soluble spore protein, alpha/beta type gives MPRKGIMSPRLKEEIAKELGFYDVVQKEGWGGIKARDAGNMVKRAIEMAERELSEQERK, from the coding sequence ATGCCTAGAAAGGGAATCATGTCACCTCGTTTAAAAGAAGAGATCGCCAAAGAGCTTGGATTTTATGATGTTGTGCAAAAAGAAGGTTGGGGCGGAATTAAAGCTCGAGATGCTGGTAATATGGTGAAACGTGCCATTGAAATGGCGGAAAGAGAACTCAGCGAGCAAGAGCGTAAGTAG
- a CDS encoding AbrB/MazE/SpoVT family DNA-binding domain-containing protein produces the protein MKSTGIVRKVDELGRVVIPIELRRTLGIAEKDALEIYVDDDKIILKKYMPNMTCAVTGEVSDDNFRLVGGKLILSPEGAEMLMKEIQSSLKK, from the coding sequence ATGAAATCAACAGGAATTGTTCGTAAAGTCGATGAATTAGGTCGTGTGGTAATTCCAATCGAACTTCGCCGTACATTAGGTATCGCTGAAAAAGACGCTTTAGAAATCTACGTAGATGACGACAAAATCATCCTTAAAAAATATATGCCTAATATGACATGTGCTGTTACTGGTGAAGTATCTGATGATAACTTCCGTCTAGTTGGAGGAAAATTAATTTTAAGTCCTGAAGGCGCAGAAATGTTAATGAAAGAAATCCAATCTAGCTTAAAAAAATAA
- a CDS encoding RidA family protein — MNVVSTTNAPAAIGPYAQGMIVNGMFYSSGQIPLTAAGELVEGDIVAQTHQVFANLKAVLEAAGSSLDNVVKTTVFMKDMNDFVAMNDVYASHFGEHKPARSAVEVARLPKDVKVEIEVIAIVK; from the coding sequence ATGAATGTAGTATCTACAACGAATGCACCAGCAGCAATTGGACCATATGCACAAGGAATGATCGTAAATGGGATGTTTTATAGTTCAGGTCAAATTCCTTTAACAGCAGCAGGCGAATTAGTAGAGGGCGATATTGTTGCTCAAACACACCAAGTATTTGCTAATTTAAAAGCAGTGTTAGAAGCAGCAGGTTCATCACTAGACAATGTAGTCAAAACAACAGTCTTTATGAAGGATATGAATGACTTTGTTGCAATGAATGATGTATATGCTAGTCATTTTGGAGAACATAAACCAGCTCGTTCAGCAGTGGAAGTAGCACGTTTACCAAAAGATGTGAAAGTAGAAATAGAAGTTATCGCAATCGTAAAATAA
- a CDS encoding TatD family hydrolase has protein sequence MFIDTHVHLNAEQYQEDLQEVIDRALEAKVETMVVVGFDRKTIEKTMELVEQYDFIYGVIGWHPVDAIDCTEEDLHWIEELASHPKIVGIGETGLDYYWDKSPKDVQQALFRKQIHLAQKVNLPIIIHNREATADVVNILREENAASVGGVMHCYSGSVETARQCIEMNFMISLGGPVTFKNARMPKEVATEIPLEHLMIETDAPYLAPHPYRGKRNEPAWVPLVAEEIARLKEKPIEEVAQVTTANAKKFFRIDV, from the coding sequence ATGTTTATCGATACACATGTACATTTGAATGCGGAGCAGTATCAAGAAGACTTACAAGAAGTCATAGATCGAGCTCTTGAAGCAAAAGTTGAAACTATGGTAGTTGTAGGATTTGATCGTAAAACGATTGAAAAAACAATGGAATTAGTAGAGCAATATGATTTTATTTATGGTGTTATTGGTTGGCATCCAGTAGATGCCATTGATTGTACAGAAGAGGATTTACACTGGATTGAAGAATTGGCATCACATCCTAAAATTGTTGGAATTGGTGAAACAGGTTTAGACTACTATTGGGATAAATCCCCAAAAGATGTTCAACAAGCGCTATTTCGCAAGCAAATTCATTTAGCACAAAAAGTAAATTTACCAATTATTATTCATAACAGAGAGGCAACCGCAGATGTTGTCAACATTTTGCGTGAAGAAAACGCAGCTTCTGTTGGAGGCGTAATGCATTGTTATAGCGGAAGTGTAGAAACTGCCCGCCAATGCATTGAGATGAATTTCATGATTAGTCTTGGTGGACCAGTGACGTTTAAAAATGCCCGTATGCCGAAAGAAGTGGCGACGGAGATACCTTTAGAGCACTTGATGATTGAAACAGATGCCCCATATTTAGCGCCACATCCATATCGCGGTAAACGTAACGAACCAGCGTGGGTGCCATTAGTTGCAGAGGAAATAGCACGTTTAAAAGAAAAACCAATTGAAGAAGTTGCACAAGTAACGACTGCGAATGCAAAAAAATTTTTTAGGATTGACGTTTAA
- the glmU gene encoding bifunctional UDP-N-acetylglucosamine diphosphorylase/glucosamine-1-phosphate N-acetyltransferase GlmU, translating into MSNIFAVILAAGQGTRMKSKLYKVLHPVCGKPMVQHVVDHIQTLDVNRIVTVVGHGAEKVKQQLGDKSEYVLQAEQLGTAHAVQQAESILGSEEGTTLVVCGDTPLIRPETMKALFEHHQAKGAKATILTAVAENPTGYGRILRGDGGQVEQIVEQKDANEEQQRVKEINTGTYCFDNKVLFETLKLVKNDNAQGEYYLPDVIEILQKQGDIVEAYVTDDFEETLGVNDRVALSQAEELMRARINEHHMRNGVTIINPNATYISTDAVIGRDTVIQPGSMIEGATVIGEDCIIGPNTQIIDSRIDDRTSVHSSVVRESTVAEDTAIGPFAHIRPLSDIGSHVKIGNFVEVKKSKLGNDTKVSHLSYIGDAEIGNNVNVGCGSITVNYDGKNKFQTIIEDDVFVGCNTNLVAPVKVGKGSFIAAGSTITKEVPEDALAIARARQENKPNYVSKLNSK; encoded by the coding sequence ATGAGCAATATTTTTGCTGTCATTTTGGCTGCAGGTCAAGGTACACGTATGAAGTCCAAATTATATAAAGTGCTCCATCCAGTATGTGGGAAACCCATGGTACAACATGTAGTGGATCACATTCAAACGTTAGATGTCAATCGCATCGTAACGGTTGTAGGACATGGCGCAGAAAAAGTAAAACAACAACTTGGAGATAAGAGCGAGTATGTTTTACAAGCTGAACAATTAGGTACAGCACATGCAGTACAACAAGCAGAGTCAATTTTAGGTAGTGAAGAAGGAACAACATTAGTTGTTTGCGGTGATACGCCTCTTATTCGCCCTGAAACGATGAAAGCTTTATTTGAGCATCATCAAGCAAAAGGTGCAAAAGCAACAATTTTAACAGCAGTTGCTGAAAATCCAACTGGCTATGGTCGTATTTTACGTGGCGATGGTGGACAGGTGGAGCAAATTGTTGAGCAAAAAGATGCAAACGAAGAGCAGCAACGAGTAAAAGAAATTAATACTGGGACATATTGCTTCGATAACAAAGTTTTATTTGAAACGTTAAAACTTGTGAAAAATGATAATGCACAGGGTGAGTATTATTTACCTGATGTCATTGAAATTTTACAAAAGCAAGGCGATATCGTTGAAGCGTATGTAACGGATGATTTTGAAGAAACACTTGGTGTGAATGACCGTGTGGCTTTGTCACAGGCAGAAGAGTTAATGCGTGCGCGTATTAATGAACATCATATGCGTAATGGCGTAACGATTATTAATCCAAATGCTACGTACATTAGCACAGATGCAGTAATTGGTCGTGATACAGTGATTCAACCAGGCTCTATGATTGAAGGAGCAACTGTAATTGGTGAAGACTGTATTATTGGTCCAAATACACAAATTATCGATAGCCGTATTGATGACCGTACTTCTGTGCATTCATCAGTTGTACGCGAAAGCACTGTCGCGGAAGATACAGCAATTGGACCGTTTGCACATATTCGCCCACTTTCTGATATCGGTAGCCATGTTAAAATCGGTAACTTTGTAGAAGTGAAGAAAAGTAAACTAGGTAACGACACGAAAGTATCCCATTTAAGCTATATTGGAGATGCTGAAATAGGCAATAACGTCAATGTTGGCTGTGGTTCAATTACAGTAAACTATGATGGGAAAAACAAGTTCCAAACAATTATTGAAGATGATGTATTTGTAGGATGTAATACTAACTTGGTAGCGCCAGTGAAAGTTGGAAAAGGTTCATTTATTGCAGCAGGATCTACAATTACAAAAGAAGTTCCTGAGGATGCACTAGCAATTGCTCGTGCAAGACAAGAAAACAAACCGAATTATGTAAGCAAATTAAATTCAAAATAA
- the purR gene encoding pur operon repressor, translating into MKWKRSERLVDMTYYLLEHPHQLIPLTYFSELYQSAKSSISEDLTIVKETFEEKGIGLLITVPGAAGGVKYIPKMSQEEVRLVIQDLKAELEHSDRLLPGGYLFMTDLLGNPDLINRVGKVFASAFADQQIDVIMTVATKGISIAHAIARHLNVPVVVVRRDSKVTEGSTVSINYVSGSSRRIQTMVLSKRSMKSGQRVLITDDFMKVGGTMNGMKNLLEEFDCQLAGIAVLVEAEHADETLVDDYYSLVKLHEVNEKDRTIALSEGNYFTKREK; encoded by the coding sequence ATGAAATGGAAGCGTAGTGAACGACTAGTTGATATGACGTACTATTTACTAGAACATCCACATCAGCTGATCCCGCTAACTTATTTTTCAGAATTATATCAATCCGCAAAGTCTTCGATTAGTGAAGATTTAACGATTGTTAAAGAAACTTTCGAAGAAAAAGGAATCGGGTTATTGATAACAGTGCCAGGAGCTGCAGGTGGTGTGAAGTATATTCCTAAAATGTCCCAAGAGGAAGTTCGTTTAGTCATACAGGATTTAAAAGCAGAGCTCGAACATTCAGATCGTTTGTTACCTGGTGGCTATTTATTTATGACGGATTTATTGGGCAATCCAGATTTAATTAATCGAGTTGGAAAGGTTTTTGCATCTGCATTTGCTGACCAGCAAATTGATGTTATTATGACAGTAGCAACAAAGGGAATATCTATTGCCCATGCCATTGCAAGACATTTAAATGTTCCAGTTGTTGTCGTGCGTAGAGATAGTAAAGTAACAGAAGGCTCTACAGTCAGCATAAACTATGTATCTGGTTCTTCTCGAAGAATTCAGACAATGGTATTATCTAAAAGAAGCATGAAGAGTGGACAGCGTGTACTGATTACCGATGACTTTATGAAGGTCGGTGGTACGATGAACGGCATGAAAAATCTATTAGAAGAGTTCGACTGTCAATTAGCAGGCATCGCTGTGCTAGTTGAGGCAGAGCATGCAGACGAAACTTTAGTAGATGATTACTATTCACTTGTAAAGCTTCATGAGGTCAATGAAAAAGATCGTACGATTGCATTAAGTGAAGGCAATTATTTTACAAAAAGGGAGAAATGA
- the rsmA gene encoding 16S rRNA (adenine(1518)-N(6)/adenine(1519)-N(6))-dimethyltransferase RsmA, translating to MHKDIATPIRTQEILKKYGFSFKKSLGQNFLIDPNILRNIVSHANLTENSGAIEVGPGIGALTEHLARSAKKVVSFEIDQRLLPVLADTLSPYNNVSIVHSDILKADVEKVIEEEMPGIEDIMVVANLPYYVTTPILMKLLNDRLPIRGFVVMMQKEVADRITAKPGTKEYGSLSIAIQYYVKAEIAMTVPKTVFMPQPNVDSAVIRLIKHDEPPVKVIDEDFLFVVTRASFVQRRKTILNNLQSGLPNGKANKEKIIEALQSANIEPTRRGETLSIQEFGKLADALYPTFAK from the coding sequence ATGCATAAGGATATTGCAACACCGATTCGAACACAAGAAATTTTAAAAAAATATGGCTTTTCGTTTAAAAAAAGTTTAGGCCAAAATTTTTTAATTGATCCTAATATTTTAAGAAATATTGTTAGTCATGCGAATTTAACCGAAAATAGTGGCGCGATTGAAGTAGGTCCAGGAATTGGTGCATTAACAGAGCATTTAGCACGCAGCGCGAAAAAGGTCGTATCGTTTGAAATTGATCAGCGCTTATTACCAGTACTAGCAGATACACTAAGTCCATATAATAATGTGTCTATCGTACATTCTGATATTTTAAAGGCAGATGTGGAGAAGGTAATTGAAGAAGAAATGCCAGGCATTGAAGATATTATGGTTGTTGCTAATTTGCCTTATTATGTTACGACGCCTATTTTGATGAAATTGTTAAATGATCGTTTACCAATTCGCGGATTCGTTGTCATGATGCAGAAAGAGGTTGCTGATCGTATTACAGCAAAACCAGGAACAAAAGAATATGGCTCGCTATCTATTGCCATTCAGTATTATGTGAAGGCTGAAATAGCTATGACCGTGCCGAAAACGGTTTTTATGCCACAACCAAACGTAGATTCAGCAGTTATACGCCTTATTAAACATGATGAGCCGCCAGTGAAAGTTATAGACGAGGATTTCCTTTTCGTCGTAACGCGCGCTTCGTTTGTACAGCGTCGTAAAACAATTTTAAATAATTTACAATCAGGTCTACCAAACGGTAAGGCGAATAAAGAAAAAATAATCGAAGCTTTACAATCGGCAAATATAGAACCAACTCGTCGAGGTGAGACACTTTCCATTCAAGAGTTTGGAAAGTTAGCGGATGCCTTATATCCAACGTTTGCAAAGTAA
- the spoVG gene encoding septation regulator SpoVG, which translates to MEVTDVRLRHVQTDGRMRAIASITLDNEFVVHDIRVIDGNTGLFVAMPSKRTPDGEFRDIAHPINSTTRNKIQEIILNAYHNSSEVPESEQAAELEGIGV; encoded by the coding sequence ATGGAAGTTACTGATGTAAGATTACGTCATGTACAAACGGATGGTCGCATGCGTGCGATTGCTTCCATTACACTCGACAATGAGTTTGTGGTACATGATATCCGCGTTATTGATGGGAATACAGGCTTATTCGTCGCTATGCCGAGTAAACGTACACCAGATGGCGAATTTAGAGATATTGCACATCCTATCAACTCAACGACACGTAACAAAATTCAAGAAATTATTTTAAATGCTTACCATAACTCTAGCGAAGTGCCAGAGTCGGAGCAAGCAGCTGAACTAGAAGGAATTGGCGTATAG
- the ispE gene encoding 4-(cytidine 5'-diphospho)-2-C-methyl-D-erythritol kinase has translation MLYVKAPAKINLTLDVLYKRPDNYHEVEMVMTTVDLADRISLESREDGVIEIISTDNFVPNDHRNFAYQAARLIKDTYGIRQGVSITIEKEIPIAAGLAGGSSDAAATLKGLNELWDLKLSIDELAELGAKIGSDVSFCVYGGTALATGRGEKIQELPAPPSCWVVLAKPKIGVSTAEVYGGLKVDGLEHPNTKQMIKAIETDNYELLCASLGNVLETVTFKLHPEVIMLKEQMKRFGADATLMSGSGPTVFGLVDSEARVSRIYNGLRGFCEEVYAVRILGERNTLA, from the coding sequence ATGCTTTATGTAAAGGCGCCTGCAAAAATTAATTTAACATTAGATGTTCTTTATAAACGACCAGATAATTATCACGAAGTGGAGATGGTCATGACGACTGTCGATTTGGCAGATCGCATAAGCTTAGAATCTCGTGAAGATGGAGTAATTGAAATTATTTCAACGGATAATTTCGTACCAAATGATCACCGCAATTTTGCTTATCAAGCAGCGCGTCTTATAAAAGATACATACGGCATTAGACAAGGTGTATCCATTACAATTGAAAAAGAAATACCGATTGCAGCAGGGCTTGCAGGAGGCAGTAGCGATGCTGCGGCGACGCTCAAAGGTTTAAATGAACTATGGGATTTAAAGCTTTCAATAGACGAGCTAGCGGAGCTTGGTGCTAAAATCGGTTCAGATGTTTCTTTTTGTGTATACGGAGGTACTGCATTAGCAACAGGGCGAGGGGAGAAAATTCAGGAATTACCTGCACCGCCAAGCTGTTGGGTCGTGTTAGCTAAGCCTAAAATTGGGGTGTCAACAGCAGAAGTATATGGTGGCTTAAAGGTTGATGGACTTGAGCATCCTAATACAAAGCAAATGATTAAGGCAATTGAAACGGATAACTATGAGCTACTATGTGCATCGTTAGGTAATGTTTTGGAAACTGTAACATTTAAGTTGCATCCAGAAGTAATTATGTTAAAAGAGCAGATGAAACGTTTTGGAGCTGATGCTACTTTAATGAGTGGAAGCGGTCCAACAGTCTTTGGCCTTGTGGATAGTGAGGCCCGTGTGAGCCGAATTTACAATGGCTTACGAGGTTTTTGTGAGGAAGTATATGCTGTGCGCATACTAGGGGAGCGAAATACGCTTGCTTAA
- a CDS encoding G5 and 3D domain-containing protein, which produces MSNNSMKNLFLGSLRSKQTVIRIVSIVLFVSVISFVLYQGTKKTVTLSANGEANEVATHAKTVEELLQNENIDVAAHDKISPSLNAKIVNGLAITWEQAKEVTISVDGNQSKVWTTEKLVKNILKEANIEVSEHDTLKQSLDTEVGADNKIDIQKAFQVTLVDGLENRQVWSTSTTVANFLKQQGIQLNEFDRVENNLEDVITPESKIAVVRVEKVIDVVEDSLDFAIEKKQDASLLKGKQKVVTTGEKGKISRTYEVVKENGKIVAKNLQSEKVINEPKKQVVAVGTKNLVASTTTVSRGSAEPSSGKEFYVTATAYTPYCKGCSGTSATGINLRSDSGLKVIAVDPSVIKLGSKVWVEGYGTAIAGDTGGSIKGNKIDILVQSDAQARNWGRKKVRIKVLN; this is translated from the coding sequence ATGTCAAATAATTCCATGAAAAACTTGTTCTTAGGATCATTGAGGAGTAAGCAAACAGTGATAAGAATTGTTTCAATTGTCCTGTTTGTATCAGTAATTTCTTTCGTACTTTACCAAGGTACTAAAAAAACCGTAACGCTTAGCGCTAACGGGGAAGCAAATGAAGTAGCAACACATGCAAAAACTGTAGAAGAACTATTACAAAATGAAAATATAGACGTAGCAGCGCATGATAAAATATCACCCTCTCTGAATGCCAAAATTGTTAATGGATTAGCAATTACTTGGGAACAGGCAAAAGAAGTAACAATTTCAGTTGATGGAAATCAGTCAAAAGTTTGGACAACTGAAAAACTAGTGAAGAACATTTTGAAGGAAGCAAATATTGAAGTATCAGAGCATGATACATTAAAGCAAAGCTTGGATACAGAAGTAGGAGCAGATAACAAAATCGATATTCAAAAAGCGTTTCAGGTGACGCTTGTCGATGGCTTAGAAAATAGACAAGTTTGGTCCACTTCGACTACGGTCGCTAACTTTTTAAAACAACAGGGAATTCAGCTAAATGAATTCGATCGTGTCGAGAATAACCTGGAGGACGTTATCACTCCAGAGAGTAAAATCGCAGTAGTTCGCGTAGAAAAGGTTATCGATGTAGTGGAAGACTCATTAGATTTCGCAATTGAAAAGAAGCAGGATGCTTCTTTGCTAAAGGGAAAACAAAAAGTAGTAACTACGGGCGAGAAGGGCAAAATTTCTCGAACGTATGAAGTCGTTAAAGAAAACGGCAAAATTGTCGCGAAAAATTTACAATCTGAAAAAGTCATAAATGAGCCAAAGAAACAAGTAGTGGCTGTTGGTACTAAAAATTTAGTAGCCAGCACTACAACTGTGTCTCGTGGTTCAGCGGAGCCATCTAGTGGAAAAGAGTTTTATGTTACTGCAACAGCGTACACACCTTACTGTAAAGGTTGTTCAGGAACATCAGCTACTGGTATTAACTTACGTTCAGATTCAGGCTTAAAAGTAATCGCAGTAGATCCATCTGTTATTAAACTTGGCTCAAAAGTTTGGGTTGAAGGCTATGGAACAGCGATTGCTGGGGATACTGGTGGTTCAATTAAGGGTAATAAGATCGACATACTAGTACAATCAGATGCACAAGCTCGTAATTGGGGACGCAAGAAAGTGCGCATTAAAGTATTAAATTAA